The following DNA comes from Lynx canadensis isolate LIC74 chromosome C2, mLynCan4.pri.v2, whole genome shotgun sequence.
caacgtttcttaataaaaaccctcgagaaagttgggatagaaggaatgTACTTAAAGATcatgaaagccatttatgaaaagcccacacacagctaacatcatattcaatggggaaaaacagagctttttccctgagatcagaaacacgacagggatgtccactctcaccgctgttgtttaacacagtgttggaagtgctagcatcagcaatcagacaacaaaaggaaatcaaaggcatcaaaattggcaaagatgaagtcaagctttcactttttgcagatgacatgatactctacatggaaagcccgatagactccaccaaaagtctgctagaactgatacatgaattcagcaaagtctcaggatacaaaatcaatgtacagaaatcagttgcattcttatacactaataaggaagcaacagaaagaaaaataaagaaactgatcccattcacaagtgcaccaagaagcataaaataccgagggataaatctaaccaaagatgtaaaagatctgtatgctgaaaactatagaaagcttatgaaggaaattgaagaagatataaagaaacgggaaaacattccgtgctcatggattggaagaataaatattgtcaaaatgtcaatactacccaaagctaattacacattcaaagcaaaattgcaccagcattcttcttgaagctagaacaagcaatcctaaaatttatatggaaccgcaaaaggccccgaatagccaaagtaattttgaagaagaagaccaaagcaggaggcatcacaatcccagactttagcctctactacaaagctgtaatcatcaagacagcatggtattggcacaaaaacagacacatagaccaatggaatagaatagaaaccccagaactagacccacaaacgtatggcaactaatctttgacaaagcaggaaagaacatccaatggaaaaaagacagtctctttataaaatttttttaataacatttatttatttttgagacagagagagacagagcatgaacgggggagggtcagagagagggagacatagaatctgaaacaggctccaggctctgagctgtcagcacagagcctgacacggggctcgaactcacagccctcacggaccgcgagatcatgacctgagctgaagttggccgcttaaccgactgagccacccagtcgcccctaaaaaagacagcctctttaacaaatggtgctgggagaactggacagcaacatgcagaagattgaaactaaaccactttctcacaccattcacaaaaataaactcaaaatggataaaggacctggatgtgagacaggaaaccatcaaaaccctagaggagaaagcaggaaaagacctctctgacctcagtcgtagcaatttcttacttgacacatccccaaaggcaagggaattaaaagcaaaaatgaactattgggacctcatgaagataaaaagcttctgcacagtaaaggaaacaaccaacaaaactaaaaggcaaccaatggaatgggaaaagaaatttgcaaatgacatatcagacaaagggctagtatccaaaatctacaaagagctcaccaaactccacacctgaaaaacaaataacccagtgaagaaatgggcagaaaacatgaatagacacttctctaaagaagacatccagatggccaacaggcacatgaaaaaatgctcaacgtcgttcctcatcagggaaatacaaatcaaaaccacactcagatatcacctcacgccagtcagagtggccaaaatgaacaaatcaggagactatagatgctggcaaggatgtggagaaacgggaaccctcttacactgttggtgggaatgcaaattggtgcagccactctggaaaacagtgtggaggttcctcagaaaattaaaaatagacctaccctatgacccagcagtagcactgctaggaatttacccaagggatccaggagtactgatgcataggggcacttgtaccccaatgttcatagcagcactctcaacaatagccaaattatggaaagagcctaaatgtccatccactgatgaatcgataaagaaattgtggtttatatacacaatggagtactacgtggcaataagaaagaatgaaatatggccctttgtagcaacgtggatggaactggagagtgtgatgctaagtgaaataagtcatacagagaaagacagataccatatgttttcactcttatgtggatcctgagaaacttaacagaaaccattgggggaggggaagggaaaaaaaagaaaaaaaaagaggttagagtgggagagagatccaaagcataagagactcttaaaatctaagaacaaactgagggttgatggggggtgggggatgggtattgaggagggcacttttgggaggagcactgggtgttgtatggaaaccaatttgacaataaatttcatatattgaaaaaaaatattcattatttttattactttatttgttCAATACTTTATGCATATGCTTTTTAAGCTTAAACTAGTTATGGAAAGAATGGAAACATATTTAACTCATAAAACCAATCTTGGAATTTTCAGAAGTTTGAATTGTGAGAAATGAAATCTTGGTCTTAgataaaccaaaatattttactagctttttttttatgatgataaATTAGTAAAGACTGAATCATactgaagtttttcttttattttgaaaattatgccTTTTGTTATTATCTTATAGGCAATTATAAAAGCTATTaggtaaatatacttaaaaaaaaccagattactggtttattataaaagggtaGAACTCAGGAAGTGCCAGATGGAATAGAGGCGTGGGGCAGGGTGTGAAGAAAGGGTGCAACCCTTTCCAGCACCTTCACGTATTCATCAACCCGAAGCTCCTAAATAAACTTTCTAAAgtccataaaaataaacatagtttaataatgtttctcttctttcttatgtAGACAATTTTGGCTTTATCTGAACTAAACATTCCTGAAGAATTTGTAAAACAAATGAATGTGTTTTGGATGAATAAAGGAAATCTGTCATGTTTCCAAGAAAGGGGAGAATGGAAGGGGAAGTGAGGTAGAAAACATAAGAAGGAACTGGTTTTAGACAACTAATCATTTTTCTCTGTAAGCAGAGGAGATAGCtgaggcatgcacacacaccaaaGAGAGTGTTGTATATTAGATTTTGACATTGACATCACTTGGGTCCTTGACAGTTCTGTTGAGTCACAAGATTTTTAATACCAgcacttattaaaaattttttttaacatttacttatttttttaaatttttttccccacgtttatttattttttttgggacagagagagacagagcacgaacgggggaggggcagagagagagggagacacagaatcggaaacaggctccaggctctgagccatcagcccagagcccgacgcggggctcgaactcacggaccgcgagatcgtgacctggctgaagtcggacgcttaaccgactgcgccacccaggcgcccctaacatttacttatttttgagagagagagagtgaggtaggggcagagagaatgggagaatcagaagcaggctgcaggttctgagctgtcagcacagagcccgacacagggctccagctcaggaaccacaagatcatgaattgagccgaagtcagctgcttaaccgactgagccacccaggaaccccaacacCAGCACTTATTAATTCACAATGTATGGAAAGCAAGGAAGGATGCCTCCTGCATGAAACAATTTCAtgagacttctttctttttttggtatctACCTCCTTAAAATATATAGCCAAACACTGACATTTATGCAATCAAGTGATTTACCagtcaacattaaaaacaaaattttttttttaagtttagttattttgagagagactgtgagcttgagctggggaggggtagagagacggagagagaacgaatcccaagcaggctccacattgttagcATGGAtcctgatgggggcttgaactcatgaactgtgagatcatgacctgatccaaaatcagaagtcatatgcttaatcctactgagccacccagggcccctcagCCAACATATCTATGCTAACATATCTCAGCTAACGTATCTATGATTTCTGACTGTAAGCCTTTAACAGACTGGAGAAAAAGCACGGGACATGTCAATACCAGAAGCTAATCCTAAAGGTGCTGATGAGGGAGAAAATTCTCATATATTAGTTTTAGctacaaaatattttaggaagGCAATTTTTGAGTTTGAATTGTGTTTAGAATCCTTCTAAACACATAGCTACAAAGGAGGAGtcagaattttgttttcattttttagagtaAGTCACCTCTCAAATGAATAGTTGTGTCCATACCAAAATTTCTCAAAAGAGGCCATTttaattccaaattatttttgatgAGATTGAGCCAGTTAGGGAGATATGCATTAGCATTCTAGTGAGAAAACATACAGAAAGCAGGTATCTGGTCTGGAAGAGGCAGAGTTTTAGACAGAGAAGGTCCCAGAGAATTGGGGTATGTCCATAGGTTGGCGCTCATGTAACTTTTCGGCCCTGAGTTTGTCAAAGGCCATGCATTACCAGTCACACTTTTCTGACTGCATGGAAGACAAAGCCCTCAGAGTACATTCTCAAGAGCTGCATGTCCTGGTGGGAACAGGGGAAACCTTGAGCCCAGGGATGCACACAGCAAGCGTGTGCCTGTCAGCGATGGGCCTGTCAGCGTGGGCCTCGGTAAGGCCTGTTCCTGGTCCTGGAAGgatttctggagcacctgggaaAGCATCTGTCTTCCTGACAGAATCCTGGCACTGGCTGTCTAGTCCTAGCCCAGGGGCTGGTGGTTCCCTTTGACCCTGGCTGTGTAGAGACAGCCCTCTGTCCCCACTATGGCCAACTAAAGATGCATCTGTgttgcctcaatttcctcctttgTAGCTATGTCTAAGAGTCTGTTTGGACAGGGGAAGAAACCTCTAGATACGTTTTTCTGGGTAAACAAGATAACTGGAGAAATCACCTATCCCCCATGAAGACAGATGTACTTGAAGCTTCTCcagcttctctggagaacccccAAGATAGGCCCAGATCTCAGCATGGGAGCGTGCAGGGGCTCCTTCCAGTGACCAGGGTCTGTCCAGCACACCTGCACAGAGGCTGTCCTTTCACCTCCTTCTAAGACTTCGCTGAAAGACACTGGCTCAAGAAATTCCCTCCCATCTGCACCAACCTATGGCCTGGCTAAGGCTGGACCAAGGAgcaccctccccttctccccaccccccacgcccagCCAATCTCAGCAATTCCTGTCACCATCTCACCACCAGGAGGCGCTCCACCAACATGAGGCGCCCTTGGACCAGCAGCCTGCCCCCagtgtcttcctttcttcccagccCTTCTGTCCCCTGGGCCTTCACCTGCAAGCTGAAAAGTGTCCTTAACTGGGAATAACCGATTTTCCTTTTGAACTTGAGAGTATTTGCATGGTCACACCTTCCTGAGCTGCCCATGGCCAGAGTGGCCTGTGACCTCTACACCTTCgtgctcccctctgcctcccctgcaAGCGCACAGGACTGTGGGCAGAGTTCTTAGAAGAACAAACCAAGTGCTTTCAAACCTCATttcaatttaactttttttttttttaattttttttttttcaacgtttatttatttttgggacagagagagacagagcatgaacgggggaggggcagagagagagggagacacagaatcggaaacaggctccaggctccgagccatcagcccagagccagacgcggggctcgaactcacggaccgcgagatcgtgacctggctgaagtcgaacgctcaaccgactgcgccacccaggcgcccctcaatttaaCTTAGATTTTGACACATAGCATTTTCTAGACCTTCTTTTACCTCCCAAACCACCTTGGTATTTTGCTCCTAAGTTTTTTGGGTTCAAGAATTTGGTTCTGATGTTGGTGTCAGAGCAGTACTTTGGTTCCCAGCCAGAGTCAGAAGGATGCTTCTTTGGTGGAGATGGGAACAAGCTAGGATGAGTGTGACCCAAAGGCCCTGTGTTCCTGGGCACAGCCCGGGGCCACCTGGACTTGGGGATGGGCCTCAGGGCTGCCCTGGACCTTGAGCACAAAGGGGCTGGGGCCCTGACAGGAGCTTCGAGGCAATCTGAGGCTGAGAGAGACTTTGGGCAGGGCGCCCCTTCCAGCTATGTGCCTTCCCTAGTGGACAGGCTCCCTGATGATGCTTTGGTGGGACAGTGGACAGCTGCTCGGTCCTCCAGGAACGGATGACCACTTTCCCACTGATCCGGTCATGCTGGAGTGGGAGGCAGAAGCGGGGGCTCGGAAACACTGTCTCAGCCTGAGGACTCCGGGAAACCCCAGTTCTCGGGCCTGTGGAGCAAAGGCCTGAGGTCCCGCCTGCCTTGATTCTGTGGCCAGTGTGTCCTGTGACCCAGTCAGAATCCTGCCTCCCGTGGCCTCAGTGCAATGTAGGGGTGAGCGAGCCCGTTCTGCACAACACGCCCGTCGCATGTCAGCCCTGCTGCCTGCTGGCCCGTCCGCACCACGGTGCCAGGCCTGACACCTCGCCATCCAAGGTCTCTGTTCCTGTATCTCCCCTGCCCGCCCGCAAGGGCACATCTGATCCTGACTTGTGGGTTGCCTACGTGCAGTACTAGCTCAGCAGTGGGCACACACACGGCCGGGGGTGCTTCTGCCCGCTCAGACCCCTCACAGCCCCCGGGACACCTGGGCTCTAACCCCACCTCTCTTGTCTGCCTCAGGCAGAaaggccttgggcaagtctccAATTTTGggtgtcagtttcctcatatgcaaCATTCATCAGCTTAGGGGGAAAAATTGCTATAATGCTCCATAATAGGTATGTCCCCTGAGGGAAGGGTTTTGAGGGACCAGCAGCCTGAACTTGCAGGAAGCAGGGGAATGCAGGGAAGGAGAGGGTCCCGTGGCATTGACTCAGGTCTGATCTGTCTGGACACTGGCTgccccccatcctcctcctcctcgtccttaGGAGTGAGGGGAACCTAGGCTGGCGGCCAAGACCACCCAACGGAGGGCTCTGCATTCCTGGGGCAGACTCACTGAGGGCGGGAGAAACTTCAAGAACACAACCTGGTGTCTCCTCTTagagatggggacactgaggccagaTGAGGCCTTGCCCAGAGCCACTCTGTGCAGGGAGCCACTGGGAGCCCTACAAAGGTGCCCTGGGGATTGTGTCAATAATTACAGAACAGGCACCTGTGGTGACCCTGCCAGGTCACAGGGCTCGTGGTTGGGATCGGTGCCAGGTGGCACACGTAACAGGCAGTCTGGAAACAAGGGGGCACTTTGTGGGCAGCTAGCTGCCAGGCCTCACCCAGTGCATCGGTGGTTCCTGAACCCTGGGTCTGGGTGCCAGGCTCCCAGGAGCTTAGGCTCCCAGCTCTGGGGCCTGTGGTGGAAGGCTGCCAGGACCACAGCCCCCTGTAGAAGAGCCCAGAGCCTTGGAGCTACCAACCTCCACGGGACATGGTCTAACTGGCTCACTCTGGGGAAGCACAGACAGGTCCCTCCAGGGaagttggggtggggtggtgatACTGGATTAGTATAGGGGAGGTAGGAACTCTAGGGTGCTGGGACAGTAGCCTGAGCTGGAGGGGTTCACTTCAGGGGCCTCTGCCTGGGACGTGCAGAGTCCTTGGAGGTTTCAAAGGTGAGCTGACTCCAGATGCAGCCCTGGTCCCTCTTACTTCACCGAACCATTTCTCAATGCCCACCACTCCCTCATGAGCTCAGGGGGGCTGCCTGGAGGCAGAGGTCTTtaagaaatgaaggaggaagtAGGGCTTGGGGAGATCTGTCCTGAAGACAGATGCGGCTTCCGATGTAAGCCAGGCCATCAGTTTCTTGTAATTTCTTATTATGTTCTAGGAGTTGTGAAACTATTAATAACCGAATAAGGAAAACAATAATCtgattaatgtattatttattatattattgttaaCAATCAGTTCTGAGACAAAGTCCAATTCAAAACATATTACTGAGGATTCTATATTAGTTGATTTTAGAAATGGCATGATCCAAAGCTACTTTTCAATAAATTTTCTTACATAACCTTTAAGGAAGGAATTGTTCACCCCCATCATTTGGCTCTGGAAAATCCTTATAGGCAACATTTTtacattagaaaaacaaattcagtaTACTTGTTACTGAATGTTCACAGGGATGATATGCACAAACTATAAAAATTACACATCAGTATTTCTTTTGAACACACATTTGAATTTAAACAGTTTAAACAATCGGTGTTTTAGATGAATTTGAAACATACTTCAAGAATGGTTAACAGCTCCTTCCCTTTCTGATGCACTGTGAAAAAaacttcctttcttatttcttcagcCAGCAGTAGGAGCCACGAAAATGGTATCCCAAATTAGATTCACCTTACCCTCCTGAGAAACAAGCTGGAGAGGTTTTGGATCTGGCGAAATACATTATCCGAAGGGAAAGGATTGCAGAGAGAGAAGCCCTGC
Coding sequences within:
- the CC2H3orf86 gene encoding LOW QUALITY PROTEIN: uncharacterized protein C3orf86 homolog (The sequence of the model RefSeq protein was modified relative to this genomic sequence to represent the inferred CDS: inserted 3 bases in 3 codons), translated to MSKSLFGQGKKPLDTFFWVNKITGEITYPPXKTDVLEASPASLENPQDRPRSQHGSVQXAPSSDQGLSSTPAQRXVLSPPSKTSLKDTGSRNSLPSAPTYGLAKAGPRSTLPFSPPPTPSQSQQFLSPSHHQEALHQHEAPLDQQPAPSVFLSSQPFCPLGLHLQAEKCP